Genomic segment of Maricaulis maris:
GATAGTCAATGGCCGGGAAGAGGCCGTCGCCGAGGCTGGCCTCGGTCAGCGGGCACAGGCCTGCGACCGCTCCGGAGCGAGCCAGGGTGTGTGTCTCCTCTGCATCCATATGGGTCGCATGGACCAGACACCATCGGGAATCCACCGGCTGATGGTCGAACAGGTACCGCACCGGGCGCTGACCGGTCGCGGCGAGACAGGCATCCACCTCGGCGGTCTGTTCAGCGATATGGATATGCACCGGTCCGGCCTCGGCCAGCGGCAGGATCTCGGTGATGTCGGCCATCGATGCCGCCCGCAGTGAGTGCGGCGCGATACCGATGCGGGCTTGGGGCAGCTGTGCAGCGTGATGACGGGCACGATCAACCAGCCGCCCGTAGAGCTCCGGATCAGCGAGGAAGCGTCGCTGTCCTGGTGTGGCAGGGGTCTCGTTGAACCCGGAATGGCGATAGAAGACCGGCATCAGGGTGAGGGCGATGCCCGTTGTTTCCGCCGCCGCACAGATGCGCCCGGCCATCTCGCCGATATCGTCATAAAGGCCCCCGTCAGGGGCGTGGTGGAGATAGTGGAACTCGCCGACCGCGGTAAAGCCGGCTTCGAGCATCTCGACCTGGACCATGGCTGCAATCGCTTGAACCACGTCCGGGTCGAGACGGTCGAGGAAGCGGTACATGACCTCGCGCCAGGACCAGAAACTGTCGGTGCCCGGACCGCGCTTTTCCGACAGGCCTGCCATGGCGCGCTGGAAGGCGTGCGAGTGAAGATTGGCCATGCCGGGAATAACGCAGCCGAGTCTGTGGTCCCCGGGACCGGCGGACTGGCCGGGCTGCAACTGCGTGATCAGGCCGTCCGCGCCGACCGTGAGGCGAACATTCTCGGCCCAGCCATCGGGCAGCAGGGCCTGCGCGAGATGAAAGTCAGCGGACACAGCGTCTCCCGGCTGGACAGACTCGAAAACCGGGACTTATTGTATAGACAAATATGCGCTTGCAAAGACCCGCCAGGAGCTTGACCGCATGCAGTTTGATCGACTTCTCACCGAGGCCCGTCTGGCGACCCTGGGCGCTGGCGATGACGGGTATGGCGTGATCGAGAAGGCCGCTCTGGGCATAAAGGACGGTCGCATCGCCTGGATCGGTCCCATGGACCGGGTGCCGGGCGAGGCGCGAGCGGTGGAGCGTCTTGCCAGCCGCTGGGTCACGCCGGCGCTGATAGATTGTCACACCCATCTCGTCTTTGCCGGTGACCGGTCGGACGAATTTGAGCGGCGTCTCGGTGGCGAAAGCTATGAGAGTATCGCGCGCTCGGGTGGCGGCATTGCGCGCACGGTCGAGGCCACCCGGGGTGCCGGGGCGGCCGAGCTCGCCGCGAGCGCCCTGACGCGGCTCGACGCACTGGCCCAGGAAGGCGTCGGCACGGTTGAAATCAAGTCGGGATATGGCCTGACGCTCGATAGCGAGCGGACCATGCTGCGGGCCGCTCGTGGTGTGGCCCGGGCGTCCGGCATGCGGGTGTCAGCCACGCTTCTCGCTGCCCATGCCGTGCCCCCGGAATTCATTGGCGAAAGCGGGCGTTATATCGATGAAATCTGTATTCCGTTGATCCGCGAAGCGGCCCGTGAGGGGCTGGCGGATGCGGTGGATGCCTATTGCGAGGGTATCGGCTTTTCGCCGGAGGAGACGCGGCGCCTCTTCATCGCGGCCAAGGCCGCCGGCCTGCCGGTCAAACTCCATGCCGATCAGCTGTCTGATACCGGCGGCGCGAGGCTGGTCGCGGAGTTCGGCGGCCTGTCGGCAGACCATATCGAGTACAGCAATGCCGACGGGATCGCGGCAATGGCGAAGGCCGGCA
This window contains:
- a CDS encoding formimidoylglutamate deiminase; amino-acid sequence: MSADFHLAQALLPDGWAENVRLTVGADGLITQLQPGQSAGPGDHRLGCVIPGMANLHSHAFQRAMAGLSEKRGPGTDSFWSWREVMYRFLDRLDPDVVQAIAAMVQVEMLEAGFTAVGEFHYLHHAPDGGLYDDIGEMAGRICAAAETTGIALTLMPVFYRHSGFNETPATPGQRRFLADPELYGRLVDRARHHAAQLPQARIGIAPHSLRAASMADITEILPLAEAGPVHIHIAEQTAEVDACLAATGQRPVRYLFDHQPVDSRWCLVHATHMDAEETHTLARSGAVAGLCPLTEASLGDGLFPAIDYLAAIGRIGIGSDSHIRIDLAEELRLLEYGQRLTRRERNLLGQAGSSTGRTLFDACSAGGAQALGQAMGQLAVGSRADLVELDTRNPVLAERRGDTLLDSWIFAGDARQVRSVYVGGVARVHDGRSLVRSAVEQAYGRALKGIMDGWTS
- the hutI gene encoding imidazolonepropionase, with the protein product MQFDRLLTEARLATLGAGDDGYGVIEKAALGIKDGRIAWIGPMDRVPGEARAVERLASRWVTPALIDCHTHLVFAGDRSDEFERRLGGESYESIARSGGGIARTVEATRGAGAAELAASALTRLDALAQEGVGTVEIKSGYGLTLDSERTMLRAARGVARASGMRVSATLLAAHAVPPEFIGESGRYIDEICIPLIREAAREGLADAVDAYCEGIGFSPEETRRLFIAAKAAGLPVKLHADQLSDTGGARLVAEFGGLSADHIEYSNADGIAAMAKAGTVGVLLPGAFYSIGETRKPPVAEMRAAGVRMAVATDANPGTSPMVSLLTAANMACRLFGLTVPEAFAGMTRNAAAALGLQDEIGTLEVGKAADLAIWDVERPAEIIQWIGRRPLHGRILAGEWQ